The following proteins are encoded in a genomic region of Mesotoga sp. Brook.08.105.5.1:
- a CDS encoding carboxyl transferase domain-containing protein, with translation MAGRLEEFFEKNDKIILGGGQEKIEKQHEAGKLSARERIDILCDEGSFEEFDRFVRHRATSFGLADKEFPADGVVTGIGTVNGRKIAIFSQDFTVQGGSLGEMHAKKIMKVQDMAMKLGIPIVGINDSGGARIQEGVDSLFGYGGIFHRNTLSSGVIPQITVVCGPCAGGAVYSPAITDFIVMTDKTSQMFITGPQVIKAVTGEDTSMEELGGALVHNSKSGNAHFLASDDEKAMLLVKTLLDYLPQNNAEEPSKTESIPGNPIEELRDIVPENPKQSYDVKRVISLAVDEGRFLEVHEQYAKNMVIGFARIGGRSVGVVANQPSVFAGSLDINASDKAARFIRFLDAFNIPIITFVDTPGFLPGVSQEHGGIIRHGAKLLYSYSEASVPKITLILRKAYGGAYIAMGSQHLGADIVYAWPGAEIAVMGPEGAANIIFKREINASEQPEKTRQEKITEYKEKFANPFVAAGRGYIESVIDPAVTRIEIIKALETLDTKVEGRPSKKHGNIPL, from the coding sequence ATGGCCGGTAGACTTGAAGAGTTTTTCGAGAAGAACGATAAGATTATCCTTGGCGGCGGCCAAGAAAAGATCGAAAAACAGCATGAGGCGGGCAAGCTCAGTGCAAGAGAGAGAATAGATATTCTCTGCGATGAAGGTAGCTTCGAGGAATTCGACCGATTTGTAAGGCACAGGGCAACGAGTTTTGGACTCGCAGATAAGGAGTTCCCAGCAGATGGAGTTGTTACTGGAATCGGAACGGTAAACGGGAGAAAGATCGCAATCTTCTCTCAAGACTTCACCGTACAGGGCGGCTCTCTGGGGGAGATGCATGCAAAGAAGATTATGAAGGTTCAGGATATGGCCATGAAACTCGGCATCCCAATCGTTGGGATAAATGACTCCGGTGGAGCGAGAATTCAGGAAGGCGTTGATTCACTATTCGGCTACGGAGGGATCTTCCACAGAAACACTCTTTCTTCGGGGGTCATTCCGCAGATAACCGTCGTCTGTGGACCGTGCGCAGGAGGAGCAGTGTACTCACCTGCGATAACAGACTTCATAGTAATGACGGACAAGACCTCCCAGATGTTTATCACAGGTCCTCAGGTGATCAAGGCAGTAACCGGCGAGGATACTTCGATGGAGGAATTGGGAGGAGCTCTGGTGCACAACTCCAAGAGCGGAAACGCTCACTTTTTGGCCTCAGACGATGAGAAAGCGATGCTGCTAGTCAAGACGTTGCTGGATTATCTTCCTCAGAACAACGCCGAAGAGCCGTCAAAAACCGAGTCGATTCCTGGCAACCCTATTGAAGAACTCCGGGATATCGTCCCCGAAAACCCAAAGCAGTCATATGACGTGAAAAGGGTGATCTCACTCGCTGTAGACGAAGGCCGGTTCCTTGAAGTGCACGAGCAATACGCTAAGAACATGGTAATTGGATTTGCGAGAATCGGTGGCAGGTCTGTGGGAGTAGTGGCGAACCAACCGTCTGTCTTTGCAGGCTCTTTAGACATAAACGCCTCCGACAAAGCTGCCAGATTCATAAGATTCCTGGATGCCTTCAACATTCCGATAATAACCTTCGTGGACACGCCGGGATTCCTCCCCGGAGTCTCTCAGGAGCATGGCGGGATAATCCGTCACGGGGCGAAACTACTCTACTCCTACAGCGAGGCGTCCGTTCCCAAGATCACATTGATCCTGAGGAAGGCCTATGGCGGAGCTTACATAGCCATGGGAAGTCAGCATCTTGGCGCCGACATCGTCTACGCCTGGCCTGGAGCTGAAATTGCGGTCATGGGGCCTGAGGGCGCAGCGAATATCATCTTCAAGAGAGAAATCAACGCTTCAGAACAGCCGGAAAAGACTCGACAGGAGAAGATTACCGAGTACAAGGAGAAATTTGCAAATCCCTTTGTGGCAGCCGGGAGAGGCTATATCGAATCAGTAATTGATCCGGCCGTCACCAGAATCGAGATAATAAAAGCTTTGGAAACGCTGGATACAAAAGTCGAAGGAAGACCGTCAAAGAAACACGGTAATATACCGCTATGA
- a CDS encoding OadG family protein, with the protein MEEYVQITIIGIGIVFLALAMLYVIFNILGRLLSKEQTNVVKALVPKPVPTNISGGPEKQDGDEGEVIAAITAAVTSFMGHSNFKVRSVASVPVAAASLWKRREPTVYWKVRRSRN; encoded by the coding sequence ATGGAGGAATATGTTCAGATTACCATAATAGGCATAGGAATCGTATTCCTGGCGCTGGCAATGCTTTATGTGATTTTCAACATTCTCGGTCGTCTGCTATCGAAGGAACAGACCAACGTAGTGAAGGCCCTCGTTCCAAAACCAGTCCCCACAAATATATCCGGAGGGCCGGAGAAACAAGACGGCGATGAAGGAGAAGTCATCGCCGCAATAACTGCAGCAGTAACTTCATTCATGGGTCATAGCAACTTCAAAGTCAGAAGCGTTGCCTCCGTTCCCGTTGCGGCAGCTTCGCTTTGGAAACGTCGTGAACCAACCGTCTACTGGAAAGTGAGGAGGAGCAGGAATTGA
- a CDS encoding SprT-like domain-containing protein — MDSANRNLATKARELSLKAFGVFPDIPFSFNSRLKRILGRLVYSRNRGTLTPLRIEISSSISENEELLKKTLLHELSHFYLMTNDRDFSHGSPEFKKLAEELDFDIVAEYEGLPVHRWVCSVCKKTVALSFNRREKKGLSSCCKAPIELQEK; from the coding sequence ATGGATTCAGCAAATAGGAATCTGGCAACCAAGGCTAGAGAACTCTCTTTGAAGGCTTTCGGGGTCTTTCCAGACATTCCCTTTTCCTTCAACTCCAGATTGAAGAGAATTCTCGGGAGACTAGTTTACTCGAGGAATCGGGGAACGCTTACTCCGCTAAGGATTGAGATTTCTTCTTCTATCTCGGAAAACGAAGAGCTTCTCAAAAAGACCCTGTTGCACGAGTTGTCGCACTTCTACCTGATGACAAACGATAGGGATTTCTCACACGGTTCACCGGAATTCAAGAAACTGGCTGAAGAGCTAGATTTCGATATCGTAGCCGAGTACGAGGGACTTCCGGTACACAGATGGGTGTGTTCCGTTTGTAAGAAGACAGTTGCCCTCTCCTTCAACCGCAGAGAGAAAAAGGGTCTATCTTCCTGCTGTAAAGCCCCGATAGAACTTCAGGAAAAATAA
- a CDS encoding biotin/lipoyl-containing protein — MRRFIVKVNGKEYNVEIEELSSVNDSGSGGAIQEPDTRQKVESATRPRQEARVEEAPKPVGPAKESSGSEDEINILSPMSGTIIEVLVSTGDSVSPGQKVVILEAMKMENSILSENSGTVKEVRVRKGDNIDAGEIMIVLA; from the coding sequence TTGAGAAGATTCATAGTGAAAGTTAACGGCAAAGAATATAACGTCGAGATTGAAGAGCTTTCTTCTGTAAACGATTCTGGTTCGGGCGGAGCAATTCAGGAACCCGACACACGCCAAAAGGTCGAATCTGCAACTCGGCCCAGGCAGGAAGCGAGAGTCGAGGAAGCTCCGAAACCGGTCGGGCCAGCCAAAGAATCCAGTGGATCGGAAGACGAAATCAATATACTGTCGCCGATGTCGGGCACGATCATCGAGGTACTCGTTTCGACAGGAGATTCAGTCTCTCCAGGGCAGAAAGTAGTGATTCTCGAAGCAATGAAAATGGAGAACAGCATACTTTCAGAGAACTCGGGTACCGTCAAAGAAGTGAGGGTCAGAAAGGGAGATAACATAGACGCAGGCGAAATAATGATAGTTCTAGCATAG